The nucleotide window gccccgattatcctaacctgcaggattaacccctacaccgtttgaatagtgcaccgggttgccacacaacaaacccggtaagcttttgcaagcccgtatgagtaactcaaaccacacacaactcacgccaaaaataaggaaaacaactcacgctttgattccttaaaacacgaaatgaaggagaataactcacactttaatttcctttcaaatcgaaataaaagaaagcaactcacaccttgtttccttttaaaacgaaacatagaaaacaacccgcacttgaattctatcaataaaacatagaaagcaactcacaccttgatttctatcaataaaacatagaaagcaactcactccttgatttctatcagtaaaacatagaaaacaactcacaccttgtttcctatcaaatgtaccataatcgtaccatagaaagcaactcacaccttgatttctatcaaaacgttaataaggaaaacaactcacaccttgtccccttaaaaaccattaataaggaagcaactcacaccttgttccctaaaaatacgtaatgtcatgagttgtaaataaccaattcccgttaccccatgaattacctatatggcagacagattagagctctaactgaaaaacgtaaccactcgtccggccaaagacgtggtcacctgatattctgcccaaggtctcagaccttcgatcctcgggccgcaatgtcccttggagcaaaacattaaaggagtcgcacaggacccaaaatgttacacaaatcgcaacgcttttgaaaacaatcgaaatcaacatttccataatcattgttttctgaaaaagccataacacaaaacaataaaaagcatctattcatgcctattgttttcatacccaaatctcaacacttttctcaaatctcaacgcttttcaaaacaaatcgaaatcaatcatttccacaagtcatttgttttccaaaagcctcaccccaaaacaataaaaagcatcatttcatgcatattgttttcacaaatccacaaaccacccaaaacatatatatttcacgcaaacatatatctactaatacatgaatacgtatgtatatatatacatcccataatatatatatacacatacatagCCATCTACTTAGAAATGCcgctaataccatctatagtttgcagttaataaataactctcaaaacaataagggtatttcccgttcgtgaatgaacttcgtgagattactcatctcgaaactcccgctgcgtcttctatacagaaccgaactaacactatcaccaacaactcgtccaattcacctttagaagcacctaatcaccaatgatcaaaatcagtaacgattcacatttgatttaagtccgaaacccttgttttgaactaaaatccccaaagtggcgccaatcaaggcaaaaccacatccgagacctcccaaagtctctggaatacgtccacgatcgatgtgaccaaaccacaagtcgatcggacgctcaaatcctcacggatagaataatcgatcggtatgaaattgcaaaaatcataacaattccatacgaactccaaaatttgcatattatatattgaaacgctcgtatcaacgagtagaacatatataataccaaaaacagttccttaagtggccggaacaccgccggaacgccgccacagacggaggcgcaccgccaccggccaaaactcaatatttcacaaaactcccaacatcaaagttcttcatctaagcatgcttgtgaatactcataactagctcgaagtcagaaaacaagcataaagggtcgaaaactacctcacaagccgtgaacagtaatcccaactgagttgatcgaattttcacgtaaaccggtcgaaacaaacaccaaggatcgatcagcgagcttgttctgaactcaacccaagaagcctGAAGTCATGAGGTCACCGGAGTtgagttttccggccgggtccgaaaacacaaggctgcaccaccttgcagcgccgccgtggagatgAATCGGCAATAGAGggcaccacagggacgaccagacggaggaggcgaacctgctgaccaagtttcacggccagagaccgccgcagttggccggaaaatccgggtcgggtcggccgggttcgggtcgggtcagtcgaaaatcttcgactcagagggcgcggacgagagagaagagagagagaaaaatggcttccggaaaaggaaatgaggaaaatgaaaatattttctgatttttttcctatatatactaaaatggaaactttttccaatagccataacttcctcatacgaactccgattctcgtgttccacatgtccacgaactcgtatcgacgcgctctacaactttcgtgaaggaagttttcggagaatcccaacgaataaaaagtcaacctttggcaacccccctaaaaccatattcttcaattaattattcgcccgaaacacttccgctccatccatgagccactaaaccgtccaatagttataaaactaattccggaaaatcctcggaaaataattacgaatttctggggcatcacagtaTTGAAGCCGAATTGAGGTCCAAAAATGAAGGTCTTGGTTTTGATTACAAGCAGGGGACTAAGCTGCGGCGGCGGCCCACATCGTTTGTGAAAGCCAAGGTGGTGCACAAAAGTGTCGCTGCTGGTGACAATGATCACAAGAAGAGCAAAACAGAAATAACCAAAAAACCAAGCAGCCTAGACACTAGTACAGTGGAAGAACACAAGCCCAACGAGCAGCCTAATGAGGCAATTACCAGTGCCGCCGCCACCGGCATGGAGAAGAAGACGACTACCAAAGGTGTCGATTTGCTGGGAAACGTGATGGCTGATATGAGAAGACCTCTTGATGGAATCTTGGCCGACTTTGAGAACCTGAGTTTGAAAGGTACCAGCTCCAGGTGCATCTTAGCCATGTAGCCTACGTGGTGAAAAAACAGAACAAAGTTCAGTTCTGAAGTTAAGGCTATTGGACTTTCATCAATTGTCAGGTGCAAAAGGTCCGATATGTGgactttgaaattttgaagtgtAATTAAGCTACCGAGtgtaattttgaaattttgtccGATATAGTTACGAATGAAATCATGTTTTTCTAGTTGTATTCAAGTATGTTGGTTATTGGTTTGAATCATTATTAGAAGCTAGAAGTTATCTTCATGATAATACTAACTGaaattttctttcttaaaaaaaaaaaaaaaaaaaaaaaactgaaatcaaatAGAGTTGAGAAATGAATTTACAATAGAATTTATTACAAAATGTGTGCTTTGAGGCAAACAGTGACCCACATGTCTATTCCAGTTAGAAGAAGTAACCATGATGTATTCCATCAACAAACAGGATTTGAACTCAAAACCAGAGACCAATCAGTAAGGCTGTGGTGAAATTGAACATAGAAAATAAATGGAGCTTGGAGATAGACAAGAGAGGGCAAGACAGTTCAGCGAGGACAGTGAACTGAGTATTCTAGTTATGTGGTCGTGTTAGTCAATTTAGGAAGTGCAGTTCAAACTCATGTAGTGAGGGACATCTCAGTAACTCCCAGATCAAATGATCTTAGAGTACTAAGCATAACAAGGATGTTCGATGAAATGTACCTCGAGTGACTGCCTGTAGATGCAATAATAAACCTCTTTTATGGACCTGACTAGCCTCAGTTCTTGCAAGCcttggaaagttcaccacaaccaagACTTGATTACTTTGAGAAAGGCAGTTTCGACCTTGTGAATTTCTCCTTGGTAAGCACCGGCCTAGCCTCAGTTCTTACAAGCcttggaaagttcaccacaaccaagacctgattactttgagaaaaGGCAACTGTAACACCATTCGACCTTGTGTTGTTAAGTTGTACTCAGTTCACCAACTATAC belongs to Rosa chinensis cultivar Old Blush chromosome 4, RchiOBHm-V2, whole genome shotgun sequence and includes:
- the LOC112198237 gene encoding septin and tuftelin-interacting protein 1 homolog 1, translated to MDLRSEIDRLSRKRKENNLRRVVETSEGNLRIFVLAFSSSDHDVDKGDNGSSRKRMRRDRGCNAVVSSTKLAAEPTRPVRSAVKPYDNGGDLNIGEFEKHTKGIGMKLQMKMGYNGRGLGKNEEGIEAELRSKNEGLGFDYKQGTKLRRRPTSFVKAKVVHKSVAAGDNDHKKSKTEITKKPSSLDTSTVEEHKPNEQPNEAITSAAATGMEKKTTTKGVDLLGNVMADMRRPLDGILADFENLSLKGTSSRCILAM